One region of Triticum aestivum cultivar Chinese Spring chromosome 6B, IWGSC CS RefSeq v2.1, whole genome shotgun sequence genomic DNA includes:
- the LOC123134780 gene encoding protein PELOTA 1-like yields the protein MKLVGKSLARDGPGSVKLLPEVDDDLWDAYNLIAAGDAVEAVTVRKITKSWGRDSERVKLTLEIAVESTDYDKDGSVLRVRGKNLSKNEHVQIGQYHTLEIELRRPFILRKEAWDWPALDTIRKSCDETAANADLAVLLMQEGLAHLFLVGRSVTATRARVEVPIPRKHGSGAVAAYDTALKDFFQRVLAAFVQHVDFGLVQCVVIASPGFTKDQFRDHMLLEAARRGELRAITEHKARIVLAPAPSGYPHSLKDVLAASSVMSLIKDTRAAQEVPALQEFFAMIAKDSTRACYGPKHVEVAHERLAIQTLLLTDTWFRNPDVAARRKCVDLAESVKKIGGNVCVLSSMHVSGDQLEQLTGIAAVLRFPMPDLDDIEM from the coding sequence ATGAAGCTCGTGGGAAAAAGCCTCGCCCGCGACGGGCCCGGCTCCGTCAAGCTGCTACCGGAGGTGGATGACGACCTGTGGGACGCGTACAACCTCATCGCCGCCGGCGACGCCGTCGAGGCCGTCACGGTCCGGAAGATCACCAAGTCCTGGGGCCGCGACTCGGAGCGCGTCAAGCTGACGCTGGAGATCGCGGTCGAGTCCACGGACTACGACAAGGACGGGTCCGTCCTGCGCGTCCGCGGCAAGAACCTCTCCAAGAACGAGCACGTCCAGATCGGCCAGTACCACACCCTGGAGATCGAGCTGCGGAGGCCCTTCATCCTCCGCAAGGAGGCCTGGGACTGGCCGGCGCTCGACACCATCCGCAAATCCTGCGACGAGACCGCCGCCAACGccgacctcgccgtcctcctcaTGCAGGAAGGGCTCGCCCACCTCTTCCTCGTCGGGCGGAGCGTCACGGCCACCAGGGCGCGCGTCGAGGTGCCCATCCCAAGGAAGCACGGCTCCGGCGCCGTCGCCGCGTACGACACCGCCCTCAAGGACTTCTTCCAGCGCGTCCTCGCCGCCTTCGTGCAGCACGTCGACTTCGGCCTCGTCCAGTGCGTGGTGATCGCGAGCCCGGGCTTTACCAAGGACCAGTTCCGCGACCACATGCTCCTGGAGGCCGCGCGGCGAGGGGAACTTCGAGCCATCACAGAGCACAAGGCGCGCATTGTGCTCGCGCCCGCGCCCTCAGGTTACCCGCACAGCCTCAAGGACGTCCTGGCCGCCTCGAGCGTCATGTCGCTGATAAAGGACACGAGGGCCGCGCAGGAGGTGCCGGCGCTGCAGGAGTTCTTCGCCATGATCGCCAAGGACTCTACACGGGCTTGCTACGGGCCCAAGCACGTCGAGGTCGCGCATGAACGTCTCGCCATCCAGACCCTCCTGCTGACGGACACTTGGTTCCGCAACCCTGACGTTGCGGCTAGGCGCAAGTGCGTCGATTTGGCCGAATCGGTCAAGAAGATCGGTGGCAACGTGTGCGTCCTTTCTTCCATGCATGTCTCCGGCGATCAGCTGGAGCAGCTCACGGGGATAGCAGCGGTTCTTCGTTTTCCCATGCCTGATTTGGACGACATCGAGATGTGA